The Phaenicophaeus curvirostris isolate KB17595 chromosome Z, BPBGC_Pcur_1.0, whole genome shotgun sequence genome includes the window aggacaagcgGTAacgggtgtaaactggagaggggtagacttagactagacataaggaagccTTTCTTCACTgcgagggtagtgaggcactggcacaggttgcccagggaactgtggctgctccattcctggaggtgttcaaagccatgttggatggggccttaagcagcctgatctagtgggatgtccttgcccatggcaaaggggttggaactggatgatctttaaggtcccttccaacccaaactattctatgagtctatgattctatattattACAATGGGGGCTGCGGGGGGTCAGCACAGGTGTAATCCTGAGCTATGAGTGTGAGCCGCTGCGTACAACGCAGTGTCCCTGCTAATGCCCAATCTAACCACAGATATCGATGGACAGAAAAGCTCTCGTTTTGCAATATTTAAGGAACAAAACAGCAAAGGCTGCAAAAGGCCAGCACTTCAGGAGCCAAGAGATGGGAGGCCAAAATAACCTTTACTTCAAGCCTTATATGGGAACTTTGAAGGCAGGAAGGTGCGAACAAGGCCAGGAGGGACTGTGGCACTGACCTTGGGCTCTACAGAGAGCAAACACGAGGgggaaccatagaatggttcggGTAGGAAAAGAcattaaagaccatccagttccaactgtgAGAAACACcgattcactggtaaaatattgaaaaggactaagtctttgaagcaaaggcaataatactTACgttttacaattcagtgctgaatcagatgcccttctaaaaaaggcatcccATCTTACAATAGCAGTGAGTGTATATAGACTCATTTCAGACAAAGAACCATGTAAGTCCCCAAAGAATGGGGTTTATTTTAAGTTATCCAACCATGCCTGGAGACTCCCCTCAGACTGTCTCCTGATCTAAGACAACTTCATCTTACAAGACAACTAAGCATAttgaaagaaggaataaattGTTATGTTAAGGGAACGAGTTAGCTTAAGCAATAATAATTAAAGAATgataagaatcaaatcttggccagcttgcagttaggaagAATGTGACTGTAACAGGAGTTCAGCTTGTTTACTTGTTGAAACAAGGGACAAATCAAGTATTGAAAGGACAGTCCCACAGCAGGCATaaaggacagacctgagctcaccaagaggacacagTGAAGAAGGGGATAAGATAAAGACCACCAGAGGCTTCTGAAGACAGAGAAACTGTGATATACCACAAGAGCAGGTGAAAAACATTGTACGCGTAACATGTTTCTGGGAATCTATGTGAAtgtgtatgtttaaccagtataaaagtcatGTAACCAGTCTCAAACGTGGGTCACGTTAGGTGGATTACCCCACATGAACTGTAGTGCTGCTTATTAAAGGAATATCTGATTAATAGTCAAATTGCCACTGAGTTTAGCTTTTCATGGCATCAATATCAACAAATCCTTGCAACTCTTAAGAGTGTTGATTCTTTCTGGTTATTCATTCGTGTCTGGAGATGAATACTACTATAACAGATACTATCTCTTGacacaagacagatttatatgacaagataattacaCATACAAGCCAGTTGCAGCAAAACTTTCCAACTAAATCTCACAcaaacccctgccacgggcagggacccctcccactggatcagggggctcaaagaCGCATCCAACTCGGCCTCGAGCACCTCCAAgggtgggaggggagggcaCCTGTTGCCGTTTGCACCGCCGAACGCAACCACTGCCCGGACTTACTGGGACCGACGTCGGCGCCTCTCTCCGGCAGCTTCTCCGGCAGCTCTTCCCGCAGCCTGCGCGGGAGCGAGGGGACAACGGTGAGGCCCGGCCCGCGCCCCGcgcccccgcccggccccggccccgcacTCACCGCCGCCGCAGCTCCGCCGGACACCGGCCCTCCACACCCGCCATCGCGCCGCCCGCGAGATCCCGCGCGCGCCAAACCGAGCGGCTCCCGGCAGGCACCGCGCGAGCGGCCCCGAGGCGCGGCGGGGGGGCCATGGGGTGGCGGAGTCCTGAGAGGGAGCGCGAAGATCAACTAGTTCCGACCACCTgacgtgggcagggacacctcccaccagccccgGCCGCCCAGGGGtccacccagcctggccctAAACAggcccagggatggggcagcggcagattccctgtgcaacctgttccagtgcctcaccactctgagtgaaaaaattcctccttatgtctagtctaaatctgcccctctgcagtttatacccgttgctCCTAGcgctatcactacaagcctttgtaaacaatccctccccagctttcctgtagcccctttcaggtactggaaggtcgctataaggtctccttggagccttctcttctccaggctgaacaaccccaactctctcagcctgtcctcttatggaaagtgctccagccctcggaccatccttgtagccctcctctggacccgctccaacagctgcatatccttcttctgttgaggattcccaaactggacacagtgctccaggtgaggtctcacaagacaggaacagaggggcagaaccacctcccttgccctgctggccacgctcccttttgatgcagcccaggacacagctgccCTTCTGGGCTATGGGCACACACTGATGGGtcacgtcaagcttctcattcAACCAACACTCCAAGTCCttgtctgcagggctgctctcaatcacatcgtcccccaccctgtattgaaaccacagattgccccaaccctggtgtaggaccttgcacttggccttgctgaatcTTACGAGTACTTTCACTTGTGTACATACGGAACACTACAAGGAAGGCTGTCTATCCTTCATCTTCCATATACATCTCCTGGATTCTTGGTCAAgcctgtgtgtgcatgtatctTTCTGAACCACTTTCTAAACAAGGTCCCAGTGGCCATCAAAAGGGCGTCTCTTAGTTACTGAGCTTATTCCCTACTTGGGCCCTCCCAGCAAAATAGTCCCTCAGCTGTGGTGGCCACAAGGTACAAACAAGGCAGACCCTTCCCCCAGCCATAAGGGAAAGGGAGCAGGAGTACCTGCTTGtaacaaagacaaaataaagcagagacAGCAGTAGGCAAAGAACAATTACCACTCATAAGTGAAGGCAGATACAGCTCTCTGGCCAGTGTTTTCCTAGAGGTAGAACTGATCTGTATGAGGTGAGTTATTGACAAATACTATACTGCAATAAATAAGCACTGAGGTGGATTAGAGTGCGGCCTGATCACCTTAACTGTCAGACGCTCTCTCCACCACTGCATGAGTGGTGTGATGCCAGCATTCCTGCCTGTGCACTCACTCAGAGGACCAGGAACTCTCGGGCTCACCCACCGCCTGTCCCCGTTCGCAGACTCAGCTGCAGGATGAAGTCAACCGTACTTCCACAAAAACCACCAGTAACAgccaaaaatgttttattagaTTTAACACACAGATAAAATATACTGTATCTGCAGGGTTTTCATGTGTTCAGGTTCTACATTTGTTTGCTTAGAGTTACATCTTTTTCATCAGAAATTGGTCTTGCCTCCATTTGCCGGGGAGTTCAGCTCTTCAATGCTGCTAATCTTGTGGTCTGATCTCTAGCTGTAGTTGATCTTGACCTCCTGCAGAGAGACAGGTTTGAAGACAGAGTCACTCTAAGTGCCAGCAGATACCCCTTGCAGTCCTAATCTACACATACCAACCTTTAGGTTTTTGAGATTCTTGCAGCAGCCGGAGAAGCGTGggtcatcatcatcttcatgttTACCTTGCACATCAAGGAACATCATGGAAAGATCCTGGCACAATGTATCTTCAGCTAAGTCCCAACCATGGTTTTCCACACTGGTTGCATACCGCAGCTCCAGCTGCAAAGaaacaggatgagagagttggggttgttagcctggagaagagaaggctctgaggagatcttatagtgacctcacggcacctgaaggggctacaagaaagctggggagggactgtttacaaaagcttgtactgataggatgaggggcagatttagtctagacataagaaggaataTCTTCactttgagggtggtgaggccctggcacaggttgcccagggaagctgtggctgccccatccctggaggtgttcaaggccaggttggatggggcttgggtagcctgggctggtgggacgtgtccctgcctgtggcagggggcttggaactggatgatctttaaggtcccttccaacccagaccaccCTGTGAGTCTGTGAAACTGGGGGTCAGCGGTGGCAGCGCCTCGGGGCGAGCCGCACGCCGTGGTTCGGGGTCTCACGGGTCCCGCTCCGGGGCAGCGGCGGGATGCGGCGGGGGTACCTCCTGCGGCTCCGGGCTCGGCGGCGGCGCCTTCTGCTCCTTGCTGGCTCCTCTCCGCACCCTCTCCAGCGCACTCCGGTACGGGGCGTCCACCGGCTTGGTGGCCCCTCGCTTCCTCGGGCTGGAGAAGCGGTTGCCGATGTCGCCCAAGGCGGTTCGCGGCCGCCGCTGCACCGCGGTGGTCGGAGCCCTTTCGCTCTCGGCACTCTGGAGCGCCTCCATCCGCGCCTGGGGACGGGAACGGGGCTCAGCGGGCACGGGGAGAGCAGCCAGGAGCCCCTGGGGATGCGGGAGAGGAGCCGGGAACCCCTGGGGATGTGGGAGAGGAGCCGGGAGAACCTTGGGGATGCGGGAGAGGAGCCAGGATAACCCCGGGGATGCGAGAGAGGAGCCAGGATAACTCCGGGGAAGCGGGAGAGGAGCCAGGATAACTCCGGGGAAGCGGGAGAGGAGCCGGGAGAACCTCGGGGATGCGGGAGAGGAGCCGGGAGAACCTTGGGGATGCGGGAGAGGAGCCAGGATAACCCCGGGGATGCGAGAGAGGAGCCAGGATAACTCCGGGGAAGCAGGAGAGGAGCCAGGATAACTCCGGGGAAGCGGGAGAGGAGCCGGGAGAACCTCGGGGATGCGGGAGAGGAGCCGGGAGAACCTCGGGGATGCGGGAGAGGAGCCGGGAGAACCTTGGGGATGCGGGAGAGGAGCCAGGATAACTCCGGGGAAGCGGGAGAGGAGCCGGGAGAACCTCGGGGATGCGGGAGAGGAGCCGGGAGAACCTTGGGGATGCGGGAGAGGAGCCAGGATAACCCCGGGGATGCGAGAGAGGAGCCAGGATAACTCCGGGGAAGCGGGAGAGGAGCCAGGATAACTCCGGGGAAGCGGGAGAGGAGCCGGGAGAACCTCGGGGATGCGGGAGAGGAGCCGGGAGAACCTCGGGGATGCGGGAGAGGAGCCGGGAACCCCTGGGGGTGTGGGAGAGGAGCCGGGAGGATCTCGGGGATGTGGGAGAGGAACCGGGATCGCCGCGCGGAGCGCCGGTGCTGGCGTGTTAAGTCGCGGAGCCGGGGCTCTGCACGGTGCCCCCATTCCAGCCCCGAGGCGCAAAGGGCAGCGGGCAGAACCGAGGGAGCAACCCAGAAGCACCTACAGAGGCCACCGCGAAGCAGCAGCCGGGGCGAGAGGAGGGACTCGGGGGTTTCACCCTCTGCACCGGGTTTctgggtggaggggaagagggagTGGGACGGGGTGCAGGCACCCCAAGGAAGGGCAAGCACGATCCCCCGCTCCGCCACCCGCTCCCCTACGTGCCAGCCCGCCCTGTCCCGCACCTACCCTGATCGCCCTGAAAGCCATCACCTTAGCGTCGAGCAGAGCCCGAGCGCCCCGGCTTTAAATGCTTGGCGGCTGCCCGCAGCCTCGCTATTGGCCGCGGGGGATGCGGCCCCGCAGCGGGCAGGAGGCGCCGGAGCTCGGTTCCATTGGGTGTTCTCCTGACGCCTGCGCCGGGTCAGAAGAATCAAGATGCGGTCTGTAGAACCAAACCGTTATCGAAAAACAcgtttgtttttctgttctgataAACATATGTGCTGGGTACTGCCCGACACAAGAGCTGCACCTtgctttctgtgattctccttTGGAGGTGCTTTGTTACAACTGTCGGCACACACATCCCACGAGCAGACAGAAAAACCTCTCTGCCGTAGCAGTCATTGAAACACAGATCAGTTGGCCTGCAACCAGAATGTGAAAACCTGCCCTCGCATCACGGCTCCGGCAGATCTTGCTGTGGATGTACGGGAAAACGCTGAACCCTCGGAGGCTTCTTGCCACATAAGGGCTCTTACTAAGCAAATTTAAGATAGGCAATGCTTATGGCTGCAGTCGGCCTGTCAGGTTAGCCAGGAAAAACACTATACACGTGTGTAGGGTAACACAAAAAAATTCCAGGAACAAGCTTATCTTTGCTGCCGTGATCATCCCACACGGTCCCAACCACCTCAGCTTATTTTGGGTTCTGTCGCTCAGCTGAAGTACAAAATCAGTCTTTGCCAAGCATAAAGGCTTTTCAAGTATGTTAAGCTAATGTGATTTGATAAGAATCaatctccctctcctcccctcttttcatCCACCTATTGTAACAGGGCTAGTGCTCAGTTTGGTGAGAAGTTGTCAACTCCGGCCTCAAATATGAGTGGCACATGCAAATATTAACTGAAGCTTCTTGTTTGAAACAGTTCCCAAAATCTAAAGATCATCCTGCCTCCTGGCTGAGCACAAGTGTAGCATTGTTAGTCAACTGACCTGAGCCTTCTGGAGGGTGCGAGGTGAGAATACCACTACTGAAAGCATACAGTTCAGGAGAAAATGGGATCAAGCCTTGAGAACTCTGCTAGTTCTGCAGTATGATCCTGAGAAATGTGATTTGTGCCATCAACCTTCATCACTCCTTGTTACAAAAAAGCAACTGTTA containing:
- the LOC138733705 gene encoding tetra-peptide repeat homeobox protein 1-like, encoding MGAPCRAPAPRLNTPAPALRAAIPVPLPHPRDPPGSSPTPPGVPGSSPASPRFSRLLSRIPEVLPAPLPLPRSYPGSSPASPELSWLLSRIPGVILAPLPHPQGSPGSSPASPRFSRLLSRFPGVILAPLPHPQGSPGSSPASPRFSRLLSRIPEVLPAPLPLPRSYPGSSPASPELSWLLSRIPGVILAPLPHPQGSPGSSPASPRFSRLLSRFPGVILAPLPLPRSYPGSSLASPGLSWLLSRIPKVLPAPLPHPQGFPAPLPHPQGLLAALPVPAEPRSRPQARMEALQSAESERAPTTAVQRRPRTALGDIGNRFSSPRKRGATKPVDAPYRSALERVRRGASKEQKAPPPSPEPQELELRYATSVENHGWDLAEDTLCQDLSMMFLDVQGKHEDDDDPRFSGCCKNLKNLKEVKINYS